CTTCGCGACCTGGGCGATCCGGGAGGGACTGGACTCCTGCCCTCCCGTGGAGGCGCCGGAGCGTCCCCTGGTTGGGGGTTTCAAGCGACGCCTTCGGGAGGCCCGGGCGGAGCGCTCCACCCGGGGAGGGCGATCCCAGGCGGCCCTGCAGGCCCAGAGAGAGCTGGGCCTCCTCCACCGTCGGAAAGAGCGTTCCCGGGGGGCGGAGGAGGAGCGGCAGCGGCGCTTCCGGGACCGACGCCGCAGGAGCAAGCGGCGGCATGACGGAAAGGCGTGACGAGGCGGGGCCTGAGGGCTCCGCCTCCCTCTTTTCAGGGGCCCTCCAGCAGGGCCAGGGTCTCCACGTGGTCCGTCCGGGGAAAGAAATCGTAGGGGGTGAGGGAAACCACCTCGTAGCCTCCCGCCTCCAGAAGCTCCAGGTCCCGTCGGAGGGTGCGGGCGGCACAGGAGAGGTAGGCGAGCCGTCCTGCGGGACAATCCGTCAGCATCGCCGCTACCTCTGTCTCCAGGCCCGTGCGGGGCGGGTTCAGGTAGGCCCGGCGCATCCCCTGGGGAAAGGAAGCGAGCCACCCCCGGATCTGGGGCGCTCTCTGCCCGCAGGTCCCCTGAAGCAGGATGCACCCGGGAGCGTTTCGGGCCGCCCGATCCAGGGCGCTTCCGGAGATCTCCACCCCCAGGGCCTCCGAGCCCCGAGCCCGCCAGCGAGCCAGGCTGGCCCCGTCGCCGCAGTAGAGATCCCCCGTCCCGTCTCCGGGGCCCGGGGCCAGGTGGGCTTCCGCCTGGTCCAGGGAGAGGGCGTACAGCTCCGGCAGGGCCTGCTGGAAGGAGGCGGGGCCGTACAGGAGCCCCAGGGGGTTGCGGGACTCCGGGATCCCCCACAGAAGGCACCACGCTCCCCGTCCGAAGATCCGGCGTCCCGCCGTGGGGTGGTGGTGGAGCCAGAGGCCCTCCACCCCCGCCGCCTCCAGACCCGAAAAGTCCAGGGCCGGCGGCTCCAGGGGGTGGGACGCCTTCACCACCAGGGTCGCCTGGGCCCCCGTGAGGGTGACGAAGGCCAGGGGAAAGGCGGGGGGAGGGGGCAGGGGGCGGAACAGGTTCAGGGCCGCCCGCACCCGGGGGGCGTGGAGGGGACAGTCCTCCAGGGGGACCAGCTCGTCCCGGAGGAGCATGCCGAAGCGCCATCCCTTTCCGTCCCATCGGGTGGCCAGGCGCACCCGCTCCCGGTAGCCCAGGCGGCGCTGGGGGTCGGGGGAGCGAAGGGGGGCGATCCGGTCCTCCCAGGGGGCGAGGGCGGTGCGGATCCACCCCTCCTTCTGGGCGGAGCTGGCCTCCTCCGTCAGGCCGCGGTGGGCGCACCCCCGGCAGCGGGGAGGGCATCCCGGGGGGAGGTTCATCCCTTCCGGGCCACGGGCAGGTGGATCCCCCGGAGGACGCAGAAGAGGCGCAGGGAGACCACCAGGGCGAAGCAGGCATACAGGGCCGCCTCCACCCCCATGCGGCGGTTCAGAGGAAGGAGCAGCAGCGCCCCGGCGATGGAGGCCAGGGCGTAGATCTCCCGGCGGAACACCAGGGGCGGTTCCCCTGCCAGGACGTCCCGTAGGATGCCCCCGCCCACGCCCGTAAGCAGGCCGAAGGCCACCACCATGAAAGGTTCCCCGAAACCTCGCTGGATGGCCAACAGGCCTCCCCCGGCGGTGAAGGCTCCCAGCCCCACCGCGTCCAGCACCTGGATCAGGCGCTCCAGACGTTGCACCGGGCGGGGGCTCAGGAACACCGCCGCGGCGGTGACCAGGGCCAGGAGGGAGTACCGGGGGAAGCGCAGGGCCAGGGGGGGCAGGTTGCCCATGAGGCCGTCCCGGAGGATGCCTCCCCCCACGGCGGTGATCAGGGCCAGCATGAGGACCCCGAAGAAGTCGAAGCGCTTGCGGATCCCCATGAGGGCTCCGGAGGCGGCGAAGGCCCCCGTCCCCAGGATCTCGAACAGGTTCCAGAGGGTCATGTCCACGGATCGGGTTCTCCCTTCTGCCTTGGAGCGTCCGCCCTCAGGCGTCACCGGTTCCCATCCTAGGCCAGAGGGTTCGACCCTGCAACCGCCTCCTTCCTGGAGTATCCTGGAAGGAGAGGGTCTCCCGGGAGGAGGTCCCATCTTCTGCAAGGGGATTCGGAGGTCGAAGCCATGACGGAGCGCATTGCCGCCCTGCGGGGCTGGTTCGAGGGGGCCGAAGGGCCCGTGTTCAAGGAATTGGCAGTGGACCCGGAGGGACGGGTGACCGGGGAGGCGGAAGGACCCTCCTGCGGGGAGACGGGGGAGTACGGTCCCGACTTCCTCATCCTCCCCGGGGACGTGAACGCCCACAGCCACCCGGAACAGTCGGTGTACGCGGATCTGGTGGACCCTTCCTGGGACCTGGCCACCTGGTGTCGCCACACCATCTATCGGCACAGCGTGGAGATGACCCCGGAGCTGGTCTACCTGGGGTGCTGCCGGGCCTTCGGGCGCATGCTCCTGGCGGGGGTCACGGCCGTGGCGGTGTCCTTCTACTGCCACAACCGACGGGGCAACGATCTGGACCGGGAGGTGATCCGGGCGGCCCGGGCGACGGGGATCCGCCTCTTCTTCGGTCGGATGCACTACGACTGGGTGGCCCAGGACGCCTACCCCGCCAAGAAGGCCTCCCAGGAGTCCTACTTCGAGACTCCGGAGGCCTACGAACGGGCCCTGGAGGAACTGATCCGGGAGGTGCAGGACGACCCCCTCGTGGCCGTGGCTCCGGCGCTGCACAGTTTTCACGCCAACACCCTGGAGGGCATCGTCCGGGGGATCCGGCGGGGAGCCCTCCTGGGGCTGCCGGTGCAGTTCCACCTTTCCGAAGACCGGGGGGACGTGGACCTCTGCCTCCGTCTCTACGGCCGCCGCCCCGTGGAGGTGCTGGACGACCTGGTCCGCCGGGGAGAGGTTCCGGGACTGGATCACCTGCTGGTCTCCGACGGCATCTGGGTGGAGGACCTCGAGAAGGACCGGATGGCGGAGCACCGGCTGTCCCTGGTGGCCAACCCCCGGATGAACCGCCGGGTGGGGGCGGGGCGGGCGGACCTGAAGGGGTACCTGGACCGGAAGATCCCCCTGTTCCTGGGCACCGACGGGGAGGCCAGCAACGACGACCTGAGCGTGGCTCACGAACGGTGCTTCGCCCGGGAAGCCTACCCGGAGGTCCCCGTCGCCTCCCTGGGGCGGCGGGCCTTTCCTTTCCCCGGAACCCCCGTGGGACTTGCGGAGCCGGGCTTCGGGGCGGACTTCCAGGTGCTGCGGGACGGGGCGGTGGAGGACGTGTACGTGGCGGGGCGTCGGGTGGTGCACCGGGGACGCCTCCTGTCTCTGGACCTGCAGCGGGACGTGGAGGCCCCCCTCCGGGAGCGGACCGCCTCCTGGAGGGATTAGGAAAAGCCGTGGCCCGGGGGCACCCCCCGGCCACGGTTCCCCTCCCGGGTGGATCAGCCTCGGGAGGCGATCTCCCGCACCGCCGCCAGGAGCCGTTCCACCTCTTCCTCCGTGTTGTACAGGGAGAGCCCGACCCGGGTGACCCCTCCCCGCTCCAGAAGCCCCATCACCTCGCAGGGGCGGATCCCGTAGAAGTGCCCGTCCCAGGCGCAGATCGCCCGTTCGTCCAGGGCCCGGCACACCTCCGCCGGGTCTTTCCCCTCCACGGTGAAGGAGACGGTGGGAGCCCGTCGGGGGCTC
The sequence above is drawn from the Aminomonas paucivorans DSM 12260 genome and encodes:
- a CDS encoding YjdF family protein codes for the protein MVRVTVFHDGRFWVLLGEREEAGFLRAVRRLCAEEPGEPEVRGFATWAIREGLDSCPPVEAPERPLVGGFKRRLREARAERSTRGGRSQAALQAQRELGLLHRRKERSRGAEEERQRRFRDRRRRSKRRHDGKA
- a CDS encoding class I SAM-dependent RNA methyltransferase, with amino-acid sequence MNLPPGCPPRCRGCAHRGLTEEASSAQKEGWIRTALAPWEDRIAPLRSPDPQRRLGYRERVRLATRWDGKGWRFGMLLRDELVPLEDCPLHAPRVRAALNLFRPLPPPPAFPLAFVTLTGAQATLVVKASHPLEPPALDFSGLEAAGVEGLWLHHHPTAGRRIFGRGAWCLLWGIPESRNPLGLLYGPASFQQALPELYALSLDQAEAHLAPGPGDGTGDLYCGDGASLARWRARGSEALGVEISGSALDRAARNAPGCILLQGTCGQRAPQIRGWLASFPQGMRRAYLNPPRTGLETEVAAMLTDCPAGRLAYLSCAARTLRRDLELLEAGGYEVVSLTPYDFFPRTDHVETLALLEGP
- a CDS encoding trimeric intracellular cation channel family protein; its protein translation is MTLWNLFEILGTGAFAASGALMGIRKRFDFFGVLMLALITAVGGGILRDGLMGNLPPLALRFPRYSLLALVTAAAVFLSPRPVQRLERLIQVLDAVGLGAFTAGGGLLAIQRGFGEPFMVVAFGLLTGVGGGILRDVLAGEPPLVFRREIYALASIAGALLLLPLNRRMGVEAALYACFALVVSLRLFCVLRGIHLPVARKG
- a CDS encoding amidohydrolase family protein; its protein translation is MTERIAALRGWFEGAEGPVFKELAVDPEGRVTGEAEGPSCGETGEYGPDFLILPGDVNAHSHPEQSVYADLVDPSWDLATWCRHTIYRHSVEMTPELVYLGCCRAFGRMLLAGVTAVAVSFYCHNRRGNDLDREVIRAARATGIRLFFGRMHYDWVAQDAYPAKKASQESYFETPEAYERALEELIREVQDDPLVAVAPALHSFHANTLEGIVRGIRRGALLGLPVQFHLSEDRGDVDLCLRLYGRRPVEVLDDLVRRGEVPGLDHLLVSDGIWVEDLEKDRMAEHRLSLVANPRMNRRVGAGRADLKGYLDRKIPLFLGTDGEASNDDLSVAHERCFAREAYPEVPVASLGRRAFPFPGTPVGLAEPGFGADFQVLRDGAVEDVYVAGRRVVHRGRLLSLDLQRDVEAPLRERTASWRD